The proteins below are encoded in one region of Paenacidovorax monticola:
- a CDS encoding cytochrome c biogenesis protein ResB → MTDTTHGVRIRSRSPALRAAVELLSSMRFAISLLTVICIASVIGTVLKQHEPAANYVNQFGPFWAELFLAIKLNAVYSAWWFLLILAFLVTSTSLCIARHTPKYLADLRSYKENVREQSLKAFHHKAQAALEGAPEAEARRVGTLLASGGWKVRLQQRQTAQGEGWMVAAKAGAAHKIGYIAAHSAIVLVCLGGLLDGDLIVRAQMWLGGKTPYQGGGLIADVKPEHRLSERNPTFRGNLLVAEGTQSSTAILSQSDGVLLQDLPFAIELKKFIVEHYSTGMPKLFASEVVIHDKATGEKTPARIEVNHPASYRGIEIYQSSFDDGGSRVKLRAVPLAAGVKPFDIEGVIGGATQLSNGVAGEALTLEYTTLRTINVENLGDAGASSGADVRKVDLRQSIDARLGAGNKTVTKKELRNVGPSVGYKLRDAAGQAREYHNYMLPVDTGDGQPVFLLGVRETPADPFRYLRVPVDDQGSMEGFLRLRAGLNDPATREAAVRRYVAHAVDAERKDLAEQLAQSALRALTLFAGGKGDDGKHHGGLQAISDFMEANVPEAERARAGEVLVRILNGTLFELAQLTRERAGLAPLAQSGQTQAFMTQAVLSLSDVQIYPAPMAFELKDFTQVQASVFQVARAPGKNIVYLGCALLILGVFAMLYVRDRRIWVWITPQDGRTQATMALSTNRKTLDGDREFAQLSQKLIGVQPHGDTA, encoded by the coding sequence ATGACAGACACCACCCACGGCGTTCGTATCCGGTCCCGCTCGCCAGCCCTGCGCGCGGCCGTGGAGCTGCTGTCCTCGATGCGCTTCGCGATCTCGCTGCTCACGGTGATCTGCATCGCCTCGGTGATCGGCACGGTGCTCAAGCAGCACGAGCCCGCGGCCAACTACGTGAACCAGTTCGGGCCGTTCTGGGCCGAGTTGTTCCTCGCGATCAAGCTCAATGCGGTGTACAGCGCCTGGTGGTTCCTGCTGATCCTGGCCTTCCTCGTGACGAGCACCTCGCTGTGCATCGCGCGCCACACGCCCAAGTACCTGGCCGACCTGCGCAGCTACAAGGAGAACGTCCGCGAGCAGAGCCTCAAGGCCTTCCACCACAAGGCCCAGGCCGCGCTGGAGGGCGCGCCCGAGGCCGAGGCGCGGCGCGTCGGAACGCTGCTGGCGAGCGGCGGCTGGAAGGTGCGGCTGCAGCAGCGCCAGACCGCGCAGGGCGAGGGCTGGATGGTGGCGGCCAAGGCCGGCGCGGCCCACAAGATCGGCTACATCGCCGCGCACAGCGCCATCGTGCTGGTGTGCCTGGGCGGTCTGCTCGATGGCGACCTCATCGTGCGCGCGCAGATGTGGCTGGGCGGCAAGACGCCCTACCAGGGCGGCGGGCTGATCGCCGACGTGAAGCCCGAGCACCGTCTTTCCGAGCGCAACCCCACGTTCCGCGGCAACCTGCTCGTGGCCGAGGGCACGCAGTCGAGCACGGCCATCCTGAGCCAGTCCGACGGCGTGCTGCTGCAGGACCTGCCGTTCGCGATCGAGCTCAAGAAGTTCATCGTCGAGCACTACTCCACCGGCATGCCCAAGCTCTTTGCGAGCGAGGTGGTGATCCACGACAAGGCCACGGGGGAGAAGACGCCCGCGCGCATCGAGGTGAACCACCCGGCCAGCTACCGGGGCATCGAGATCTACCAGTCCAGCTTCGACGACGGGGGCTCGCGCGTGAAGCTGCGCGCCGTGCCCCTGGCGGCGGGGGTGAAGCCCTTCGACATCGAAGGCGTGATCGGCGGCGCCACCCAGCTCTCCAACGGCGTGGCGGGCGAGGCCCTCACGCTCGAATACACGACCCTGCGCACCATCAACGTGGAGAACCTGGGCGATGCGGGCGCCTCGTCCGGCGCCGATGTGCGCAAGGTGGACCTGCGCCAGTCGATCGATGCGCGCCTGGGTGCGGGCAACAAGACCGTGACCAAGAAGGAGCTGCGCAACGTGGGCCCCAGCGTGGGCTACAAGCTGCGGGACGCGGCGGGCCAGGCGCGCGAGTACCACAACTACATGCTGCCCGTGGACACGGGCGACGGCCAGCCCGTGTTCCTGCTCGGCGTGCGCGAGACGCCGGCCGACCCGTTCCGCTACCTGCGCGTGCCGGTGGACGACCAGGGCAGCATGGAGGGCTTTCTGCGCCTGCGCGCGGGGCTGAACGACCCGGCCACGCGCGAGGCGGCCGTGCGCCGCTACGTGGCCCATGCCGTCGATGCCGAGCGCAAGGACCTGGCCGAGCAACTGGCCCAGTCCGCACTGCGTGCGCTCACGCTGTTCGCGGGCGGCAAGGGCGACGATGGCAAGCACCACGGCGGCCTGCAGGCCATCTCCGATTTCATGGAGGCCAATGTGCCCGAGGCCGAGCGGGCCCGCGCGGGCGAGGTGCTGGTGCGCATCCTCAACGGCACGCTGTTCGAGCTGGCCCAGCTCACGCGTGAGCGCGCGGGCCTGGCGCCGCTGGCGCAGAGCGGGCAGACCCAGGCCTTCATGACGCAGGCCGTGCTGTCGCTGAGCGACGTGCAGATCTACCCCGCGCCCATGGCCTTCGAGCTCAAGGACTTCACGCAGGTGCAGGCCAGCGTATTCCAGGTGGCGCGCGCACCGGGCAAGAACATCGTCTACCTGGGCTGCGCCTTGCTGATCCTGGGGGTTTTTGCCATGCTCTACGTGCGCGACCGCCGCATCTGGGTCTGGATCACGCCGCAGGATGGGCGCACCCAGGCCACGATGGCGCTGTCCACCAACCGCAAGACGCTGGACGGCGACCGCGAATTCGCGCAACTCAGTCAGAAACTCATAGGCGTGCAGCCGCACGGAGACACCGCATGA
- the metK gene encoding methionine adenosyltransferase, with translation MANDFLFTSESVSEGHPDKVADQISDAILDAIFTQDPRSRVAAETLTNTGLVVLAGEITTNAHVDYIQVARDTIKRIGYDNTDYGIDYKGCAVLVAYDKQSNDIAQGVDHASDDHLNTGAGDQGLMFGYACDETPELMPAPIYYAHRLVERQAQLRKDGRLPFLRPDAKSQVTMRYVDGKPHSIDTVVLSTQHSPDQSETPTKMKASFTEAIIEEIIKPVLPSEWLKDTKYLINPTGRFVIGGPQGDCGLTGRKIIVDTYGGACPHGGGAFSGKDPTKVDRSAAYAARYVAKNIVAAGLARQCQIQVAYAIGVARPMNVTVYTEGTGVIPDDQIAKLVLEHFDLRPKGIIQMLDLLRPIYSKTAAYGHFGREEPEFTWEKTDKAQALRAAAGR, from the coding sequence ATGGCGAACGACTTTCTCTTTACCTCCGAATCCGTCTCGGAAGGCCATCCCGACAAGGTGGCCGACCAGATCTCCGACGCGATCCTGGACGCCATCTTCACGCAGGACCCCCGCTCGCGCGTGGCCGCCGAAACGCTGACCAACACCGGCCTGGTCGTGCTGGCCGGCGAGATCACCACCAACGCCCATGTGGACTACATCCAGGTGGCGCGCGACACCATCAAGCGCATCGGCTACGACAACACCGACTACGGCATCGACTACAAGGGCTGCGCCGTGCTGGTGGCCTACGACAAGCAGTCCAACGACATCGCCCAGGGCGTGGACCATGCCAGCGACGACCACCTGAACACCGGCGCCGGCGACCAGGGCCTGATGTTCGGCTACGCCTGCGACGAGACGCCCGAGCTGATGCCCGCGCCCATCTACTACGCGCACCGCCTCGTGGAACGCCAGGCGCAGCTGCGCAAGGACGGCCGCCTGCCCTTCCTGCGCCCCGACGCCAAGAGCCAGGTGACGATGCGCTATGTGGACGGCAAGCCCCACAGCATCGACACCGTGGTGCTTTCCACCCAGCACAGCCCCGACCAGAGCGAGACCCCCACCAAGATGAAGGCCAGCTTCACCGAGGCCATCATCGAGGAGATCATCAAGCCCGTGCTGCCGTCGGAATGGCTGAAGGACACCAAGTACCTGATCAACCCCACGGGGCGCTTCGTCATCGGCGGCCCGCAGGGCGACTGCGGCCTCACGGGCCGCAAGATCATCGTGGACACCTACGGCGGCGCCTGCCCGCACGGCGGCGGCGCGTTCTCGGGCAAGGACCCGACGAAGGTGGACCGCAGCGCCGCCTACGCCGCGCGCTACGTGGCCAAGAACATCGTGGCCGCGGGCCTGGCGCGCCAGTGCCAGATCCAGGTGGCCTACGCCATCGGCGTGGCCCGCCCGATGAACGTCACGGTGTACACCGAGGGCACGGGCGTGATCCCCGACGACCAGATCGCCAAGCTGGTGCTGGAGCACTTCGACCTGCGTCCCAAGGGCATCATCCAGATGCTCGACCTGCTGCGCCCCATCTACAGCAAGACCGCCGCCTACGGCCACTTCGGCCGCGAGGAACCCGAGTTCACCTGGGAGAAGACCGACAAGGCCCAGGCACTGCGCGCTGCGGCCGGCCGGTAA
- a CDS encoding sensor histidine kinase, which translates to MVSGQGDGHALGKRLIDIADPSCRPAIRALLDPASSAGLRTCQAQIRSQGGKDMLFDIAVVPLTVDQRITGFAGSAVDVTERWTAQQQLQAQLAFQHLLLETSPLPMELADTQGRVVLVNRAWESYKGLRREDVMGVALDRFLPEREAQVHLSHHRQLLHWGGSTHLELKVLHGDGSYRDTRVVKTVVPDSSGAASGVLSILMDISEFREAERATQEARDAMEEAFRAKSEFVANMSHELRTPLQSIIGFAELGMLRGKEQPRLAGMFGDIHAAGQRMLALVNDLLDVAKIESTVGTIHLEKVDLRGLIRPIARELEPLLMQRQLDLQLHLGELPLVAKADPVRFQQVIRNILANAIRFSPDGGRIDIHGSASVDGEIEISVRDQGVGIPEGELQSIFEAFIQSSKTKDGSGGTGWAWPSARRSSRRSAGASSRATAAAAVRPSTSSCPLVRRWTPCRPPDVRPPAYSVP; encoded by the coding sequence ATGGTGAGCGGCCAGGGCGATGGCCACGCACTGGGCAAGCGCCTGATCGACATCGCCGATCCTTCCTGCCGGCCGGCCATCCGCGCGCTGCTCGACCCTGCATCCTCCGCGGGGCTGCGCACCTGCCAGGCCCAGATCCGCAGCCAGGGCGGCAAAGACATGCTGTTCGACATCGCGGTGGTTCCGCTGACCGTGGACCAGCGCATCACGGGTTTCGCGGGCAGCGCCGTGGACGTCACCGAGCGCTGGACGGCCCAGCAGCAGTTACAGGCACAGCTCGCGTTCCAGCACCTGCTGCTGGAGACCTCGCCCCTGCCGATGGAGCTCGCCGACACCCAGGGCCGGGTGGTACTCGTGAACCGTGCCTGGGAGAGCTACAAGGGGCTCCGGCGGGAAGACGTCATGGGCGTCGCGCTGGACCGGTTCCTGCCCGAACGCGAGGCCCAGGTCCACCTGTCACACCACCGGCAGCTGCTGCACTGGGGCGGCAGCACCCACCTGGAGCTCAAGGTGCTGCACGGCGACGGCTCCTACCGCGACACCCGGGTCGTGAAGACCGTGGTGCCGGACAGCAGCGGCGCCGCTTCGGGCGTGCTGAGCATCCTCATGGACATCAGCGAGTTCCGCGAGGCCGAACGCGCCACGCAGGAAGCGCGCGACGCCATGGAGGAGGCCTTCCGCGCCAAATCGGAATTCGTCGCCAACATGAGCCACGAATTGCGCACCCCGCTGCAGTCCATCATCGGCTTCGCCGAGCTGGGCATGCTGCGCGGCAAGGAACAACCGCGCCTGGCGGGCATGTTCGGCGACATCCATGCGGCCGGCCAGCGCATGCTGGCGCTGGTGAACGACCTGCTGGACGTCGCGAAGATCGAGAGCACGGTGGGCACCATCCACCTGGAAAAGGTCGATCTGCGCGGACTGATCCGACCTATCGCACGCGAGCTGGAGCCGCTGCTGATGCAGCGCCAGCTTGACCTGCAGCTGCACCTGGGTGAGCTGCCGCTGGTCGCCAAGGCCGATCCGGTGCGGTTCCAGCAGGTGATCCGCAACATCCTCGCGAACGCCATCCGCTTCTCGCCGGATGGTGGGCGTATCGACATCCACGGCAGCGCCAGCGTCGACGGCGAAATCGAGATCAGCGTCCGCGATCAGGGCGTGGGCATCCCCGAGGGAGAGCTGCAGAGCATCTTCGAGGCCTTCATCCAGTCCAGCAAGACCAAGGACGGCTCGGGCGGCACGGGCTGGGCCTGGCCATCTGCCAGAAGATCATCGAGGCGTTCGGCGGGCGCATCTTCGCGCGCAACCGCAGCGGCGGCGGTGCGGCCTTCCACATCATCCTGCCCGCTCGTCCGTCGATGGACACCATGCCGGCCCCCTGATGTAAGGCCTCCGGCTTACAGCGTGCCGTAG
- a CDS encoding ABC transporter substrate-binding protein, which produces MKMTQRATALLLASLAWGGQGSSAIAAEVLDRIKAQGVLKVCIWPDYYGITYRSPRTHQLNGIDIELSRELSKELSVRLEYVESSFTALIPDLLGEKCDVGMFAIGVLPQRQEKLRFTQPYLHSDIYAITTKSNAVVRQWADIDKPGVLIAVQKGTFMEPVMTERVKQATVVAIKPPQTREKELMAGRVDVFMTDYPYSRRLLDNADWARLIEPDAPFHVLPYAYAVRPGDAEWLAYMDQFVAQIKRDGRLEKAARNYGLGPIVVR; this is translated from the coding sequence ATGAAGATGACCCAGCGCGCCACGGCCCTGCTCCTCGCCTCCCTGGCCTGGGGCGGCCAGGGTTCGTCCGCCATCGCGGCGGAGGTACTCGACCGCATCAAGGCGCAGGGCGTGCTGAAGGTCTGCATCTGGCCCGACTACTACGGCATCACCTACCGCAGCCCCCGCACCCACCAGCTCAACGGCATCGACATCGAGCTGTCGCGGGAGCTGAGCAAGGAACTCAGCGTGCGGCTGGAGTATGTCGAATCCTCCTTCACGGCACTGATCCCGGACCTGCTGGGCGAAAAGTGCGACGTGGGCATGTTCGCCATCGGCGTGCTGCCCCAGCGCCAGGAAAAGCTGCGCTTCACGCAGCCCTACCTGCACAGTGACATCTACGCCATCACCACCAAGAGCAACGCGGTGGTGCGCCAGTGGGCAGACATCGACAAACCCGGCGTGCTGATTGCGGTACAGAAGGGCACGTTCATGGAGCCCGTCATGACCGAGCGCGTGAAACAGGCCACCGTCGTCGCCATCAAGCCGCCGCAGACCCGCGAGAAGGAACTGATGGCGGGCCGCGTGGACGTCTTCATGACGGACTACCCCTACAGCCGCCGCCTGCTCGACAACGCGGACTGGGCTCGCCTCATCGAGCCTGATGCGCCATTCCATGTGCTGCCCTACGCTTACGCCGTGCGGCCGGGCGATGCAGAATGGCTGGCCTACATGGACCAGTTCGTCGCACAGATCAAGCGCGACGGCCGCCTGGAGAAGGCCGCCCGCAACTACGGACTGGGCCCCATCGTCGTCAGGTAA
- the yihA gene encoding ribosome biogenesis GTP-binding protein YihA/YsxC, whose product MTNLSPAPATGTLPPAIDAKLAMGWMHTARFLTTAAQLHHLPDITVPEIAFVGRSNAGKSTCINTLTQQKQLAFASKKPGRTQHINLFALGKQGVTDAVLADLPGYGYAAVSRSDKQRWQAVMANYLVSRQGLTGIVLLCDPRLGMTELDEALLEVVRPRVEQGLKFLVLLTKADKLTRSEQAKVLSITRLQAGGGEVKMFSALKKQGVDEVAQLLWQWSHPATAPAGAAANAPAPEEPEPPQP is encoded by the coding sequence ATGACGAACCTCTCCCCCGCGCCTGCAACGGGCACGCTCCCGCCCGCCATCGACGCCAAACTCGCCATGGGTTGGATGCATACGGCCCGCTTCCTGACCACGGCAGCCCAGTTGCACCACCTGCCCGACATCACGGTGCCCGAGATCGCCTTCGTGGGCCGCTCGAACGCGGGCAAGTCCACCTGCATCAACACGCTCACGCAGCAGAAGCAGCTCGCCTTCGCCTCGAAGAAGCCGGGGCGCACCCAGCACATCAACCTCTTCGCCCTGGGCAAGCAGGGCGTGACGGACGCCGTGTTGGCCGACCTGCCGGGCTACGGCTATGCCGCCGTTTCGCGCTCCGACAAACAGCGCTGGCAGGCGGTGATGGCGAACTACCTCGTGAGCCGCCAGGGCCTCACGGGCATCGTGCTGCTGTGCGACCCGCGCCTGGGCATGACAGAGCTCGACGAAGCGCTGCTGGAAGTGGTCCGCCCGCGCGTCGAGCAAGGGCTCAAGTTCCTCGTGTTGCTCACCAAGGCCGACAAGCTCACGCGCTCCGAACAGGCCAAGGTGCTGTCGATTACGCGACTGCAGGCCGGCGGCGGCGAGGTGAAGATGTTCTCGGCCCTGAAGAAGCAGGGTGTGGACGAGGTCGCGCAGCTGCTGTGGCAATGGTCGCACCCCGCCACGGCGCCCGCAGGCGCTGCGGCCAACGCGCCTGCGCCTGAAGAGCCCGAGCCCCCGCAACCCTAG
- a CDS encoding c-type cytochrome: protein MKLLASLLTAAVLVAPAFPAFSAGDTPAASQKAAKPDLVKGEASYTAVCAACHGADGNSTVAAQPKLAQQHPEYLVKQLEEFKSGKRNDPVMKGFASMLSDADMKNIAYWAASKPAKAGFAKDKDLVALGERIYRGGIQDRNIAACAGCHSPNGSGIPAQYPRLSGQHADYTVTQLVAFRDGKRGNSAQMAGVAAKMNDREIKAVADYIAGLR from the coding sequence ATGAAGTTGCTTGCCTCCTTGCTGACGGCTGCCGTGCTGGTAGCTCCCGCTTTCCCGGCCTTCTCTGCGGGTGACACGCCTGCGGCATCGCAAAAGGCGGCCAAGCCCGACCTGGTCAAGGGCGAAGCAAGCTACACGGCCGTGTGCGCGGCCTGCCATGGCGCGGACGGCAACTCCACGGTGGCCGCGCAGCCCAAGCTGGCGCAGCAGCACCCCGAGTACCTGGTCAAGCAGCTCGAGGAGTTCAAGTCGGGCAAGCGCAACGACCCCGTGATGAAGGGCTTCGCGTCCATGCTGTCCGACGCCGACATGAAGAACATCGCCTACTGGGCTGCCTCCAAGCCCGCCAAGGCCGGCTTCGCCAAGGACAAGGACCTCGTGGCCCTGGGCGAGCGCATCTACCGCGGCGGCATCCAGGATCGCAACATCGCTGCCTGCGCGGGCTGCCACAGCCCCAACGGCTCGGGCATTCCGGCCCAGTACCCGCGCCTGTCGGGCCAGCACGCCGACTACACGGTGACCCAGCTCGTGGCCTTCCGCGATGGCAAGCGCGGCAACAGCGCGCAGATGGCCGGTGTGGCAGCAAAGATGAATGACCGCGAGATCAAGGCCGTCGCCGACTATATTGCCGGCCTTCGTTGA
- a CDS encoding lysophospholipid acyltransferase family protein → MPTLFRFVSLLPLGLLHVMGAAMGWLVFWASPTYRRRFLDNAAAAGYAFAQVRAAVGHAGRMVAELPRLWLGDLPACRIENAECVERAWAAGKGIVFLTPHIGCFELSVQAAASRWGPEHGPITILYRPARQRWLAEVMRTARNRPGVQAVPTALNGVRQMIKALRRGEAVGLLPDQVPPEGQGQWAPFFGREAYTMTLAARLAQQTGAAVVLARCERLPWGRGYVLYLEDLSMPLSDSLDAAVRQINQAMEHTIRQCPGQYLWGYARYKQPRVEQSAEVAA, encoded by the coding sequence ATGCCAACGCTGTTCCGTTTCGTCTCCCTGCTGCCCCTGGGGTTGCTCCATGTCATGGGGGCGGCCATGGGGTGGCTGGTGTTCTGGGCGTCGCCCACCTACCGCCGCCGCTTTCTCGACAACGCTGCTGCCGCGGGCTACGCGTTCGCCCAGGTGCGTGCTGCCGTGGGCCATGCGGGGCGCATGGTGGCCGAGCTGCCGCGCCTGTGGCTGGGTGATCTGCCCGCGTGCCGCATCGAGAACGCCGAGTGCGTGGAGCGCGCCTGGGCCGCCGGCAAGGGCATCGTGTTCCTCACGCCGCACATCGGCTGCTTCGAGCTGTCCGTGCAGGCGGCGGCCAGCCGTTGGGGCCCCGAGCACGGGCCCATCACCATCCTGTACCGCCCCGCGCGCCAGCGCTGGCTGGCCGAGGTGATGCGCACGGCACGCAACCGCCCGGGCGTGCAGGCCGTGCCCACGGCGCTCAACGGCGTGCGCCAGATGATCAAAGCCCTGCGCCGCGGCGAGGCCGTGGGTCTGTTGCCCGACCAGGTTCCGCCCGAGGGCCAGGGGCAGTGGGCTCCTTTTTTCGGCCGCGAGGCCTACACCATGACCCTGGCGGCGCGCCTGGCCCAGCAGACCGGCGCGGCCGTGGTGCTGGCGCGCTGCGAGCGCCTGCCCTGGGGACGGGGCTACGTGCTGTATCTGGAGGATTTGTCCATGCCCTTGTCCGACTCCCTTGACGCCGCCGTGCGGCAGATCAACCAGGCCATGGAGCACACCATCCGCCAATGCCCCGGCCAGTACCTGTGGGGCTATGCCCGCTACAAGCAGCCGCGCGTGGAGCAGTCCGCCGAGGTGGCCGCATGA
- a CDS encoding cache domain-containing protein has translation MAAVTFVLLNDLRATVASSQEQARTLATVLEDQATRTFDSGHLALSTLAHLPALRSGQGDPAAMAEAMQPVLAGLPFLRGLALVDAAGRVVAATSPADLGATVPLERLAGGVQLGQGQTQVGVLTPGRSLRSLEPGPQSPPTPRGLTFIPLIHRYQGDHGEALALVGMLNPDTLSNFQYVALESSSYEAVITSYDGQVLATSDTASTSMALVGQTVKGLPIFSRYLPRQEHASYVGAGALNQHSIVAFRVSRTQPVLVIVEEPYDAAQLRWLGSSRHFIAIGAALVLVVLGLSLSIWKGRKAREASRQAMEAAQQRIAQSERDMSVLMRSVQELIFRTDEHGVLTFVNARWTW, from the coding sequence TTGGCGGCCGTCACCTTCGTGCTGCTGAACGACCTGCGTGCGACCGTGGCATCGAGCCAGGAGCAGGCGCGCACGCTCGCCACGGTGCTGGAGGACCAGGCAACCCGCACCTTCGACTCGGGCCATCTGGCGCTGTCCACGCTCGCACACCTGCCCGCGCTGCGCAGCGGCCAGGGCGACCCCGCGGCCATGGCCGAAGCCATGCAACCCGTGCTGGCAGGCCTGCCCTTTCTGCGCGGGCTCGCGCTCGTGGATGCGGCCGGGCGCGTCGTCGCGGCGACCAGCCCCGCGGACCTGGGCGCCACGGTACCGCTTGAGCGCCTGGCGGGCGGCGTGCAACTGGGCCAAGGCCAGACCCAGGTCGGCGTGCTGACGCCCGGGCGCAGCTTGCGCAGCCTCGAGCCGGGCCCCCAGTCCCCTCCCACGCCCCGGGGCCTGACCTTCATCCCCCTGATCCACCGCTACCAGGGCGACCATGGCGAAGCCCTCGCGCTGGTCGGCATGCTCAACCCCGACACGCTGTCCAACTTTCAGTACGTCGCGCTGGAATCGTCGAGCTACGAGGCTGTCATCACCAGCTACGACGGCCAGGTGCTCGCCACCTCGGACACCGCCAGCACGTCGATGGCGCTCGTCGGCCAGACCGTCAAGGGCCTGCCCATCTTCAGCCGCTACCTGCCGCGGCAGGAGCATGCGAGCTACGTGGGCGCGGGCGCGCTGAACCAGCACAGCATCGTGGCATTCCGGGTATCCCGCACCCAGCCCGTGCTGGTGATCGTCGAGGAGCCCTATGACGCCGCCCAGTTGCGCTGGCTGGGCAGCTCGCGGCACTTCATCGCCATCGGGGCCGCCCTGGTGCTGGTCGTGCTGGGACTGTCGCTGTCGATCTGGAAGGGGCGCAAGGCACGCGAGGCGTCGCGCCAGGCCATGGAGGCCGCGCAGCAGCGCATCGCCCAGAGCGAACGCGACATGTCGGTGCTGATGCGCAGCGTGCAGGAGCTGATCTTCCGCACCGACGAGCATGGCGTGCTCACGTTCGTGAACGCGCGCTGGACATGGTGA